The Coffea arabica cultivar ET-39 chromosome 8e, Coffea Arabica ET-39 HiFi, whole genome shotgun sequence genome window below encodes:
- the LOC113703702 gene encoding uncharacterized protein isoform X3, producing MQHQSSCHQFQRQALPHPFRLHLAAWSGQTKIVEYLCKKADVGAAAMDDMGAVHFAAQKGHTEVVRILVNSGVPIKSYNRKGMTALHYAVQGSHLELVKYLIKKGANIDAKNKAGKTPVDLAGSEEIRAFLVQCQTTSSKEVLNGKGKFSEGRPNSSLQENAGTAEIEVPDTGEEPDDERDESFKRKSDEDAAKDILPQTKKPKVALNHLLAADDTQEDDE from the exons ATGCAGCACCAATCCTCTTGCCATCAATTCCAGAGACAAGCACTCCCGCACCCC TTTAGACTTCATCTAGCGGCTTGGTCTGGGCAAACAAAGATAGTGGAATATCTCTGCAAAAAGGCTGATGTTGGAGCTGCTGCAATGGATGATATGGGTGCCGTTCATTTTGCTGCTCAGAAGGGTCACACTGAAGTTGTGAGGATTCTCGTTAACTCCGGAGTCCCCATCAAGTCATACAATCGCAAAGGAATGACTGCCCTGCATTATGCTGTCCAAGGTTCACATTTGGAACTTGTCAAGTACTTGATTAAAAAAGGTGCAAATATTGATGCAAAGAACAAAGCTGGGAAAACTCCAGTTGATTTGGCTGGCAGTGAAGAAATTCGCGCATTCTTGGTTCAGTGTCAAACCACATCCAGCAAGGAGGTCTTGAATGgtaaaggaaaattttcagaaGGTCGACCAAATTCTTCTTTACAGGAGAATGCAGGGACTGCTGAAATAGAAGTTCCTGACACAGGTGAAGAACCTGATGATGAGAGAGATGAATCCTTCAAGAGGAAGAGCGATGAAGATGCTGCCAAGGATATCTTGCCACAGACCAAAAAGCCAAAAGTTGCTCTTAATCATCTGCTAGCTGCTGATGACACCCAAGAAGATGACGAATAA
- the LOC113703702 gene encoding uncharacterized protein isoform X2 yields MGKPKKPSRPATSTTNNTADEELHGAARSGDLEAVQGICSTNPLAINSRDKHSRTPLHLAAWSGQTKIVEYLCKKADVGAAAMDDMGAVHFAAQKGHTEVVRILVNSGVPIKSYNRKGMTALHYAVQGSHLELVKYLIKKGANIDAKNKAGKTPVDLAGSEEIRAFLVQCQTTSSKEVLNGKGKFSEGRPNSSLQENAGTAEIEVPDTGEEPDDERDESFKRKSDEDAAKDILPQTKKPKVALNHLLAADDTQEDDE; encoded by the exons ATGGGAAAGCCGAAGAAACCATCAAGACCAGCAACATCAACTACAAATAACACTGCAGATGAGGAATTACACGGAGCAGCTCGATCGGGGGACCTGGAGGCTGTTCAGGGAATATGCAGCACCAATCCTCTTGCCATCAATTCCAGAGACAAGCACTCCCGCACCCC ACTTCATCTAGCGGCTTGGTCTGGGCAAACAAAGATAGTGGAATATCTCTGCAAAAAGGCTGATGTTGGAGCTGCTGCAATGGATGATATGGGTGCCGTTCATTTTGCTGCTCAGAAGGGTCACACTGAAGTTGTGAGGATTCTCGTTAACTCCGGAGTCCCCATCAAGTCATACAATCGCAAAGGAATGACTGCCCTGCATTATGCTGTCCAAGGTTCACATTTGGAACTTGTCAAGTACTTGATTAAAAAAGGTGCAAATATTGATGCAAAGAACAAAGCTGGGAAAACTCCAGTTGATTTGGCTGGCAGTGAAGAAATTCGCGCATTCTTGGTTCAGTGTCAAACCACATCCAGCAAGGAGGTCTTGAATGgtaaaggaaaattttcagaaGGTCGACCAAATTCTTCTTTACAGGAGAATGCAGGGACTGCTGAAATAGAAGTTCCTGACACAGGTGAAGAACCTGATGATGAGAGAGATGAATCCTTCAAGAGGAAGAGCGATGAAGATGCTGCCAAGGATATCTTGCCACAGACCAAAAAGCCAAAAGTTGCTCTTAATCATCTGCTAGCTGCTGATGACACCCAAGAAGATGACGAATAA
- the LOC113703702 gene encoding uncharacterized protein isoform X1: MRNYTEQLDRGTWRLFREYAAPILLPSIPETSTPAPLSDAHPEISRGIPFEPFFLGLIYTRNREQTLPFSYLHHFSALHVDTVTFLSVYSLRNIEFRLHLAAWSGQTKIVEYLCKKADVGAAAMDDMGAVHFAAQKGHTEVVRILVNSGVPIKSYNRKGMTALHYAVQGSHLELVKYLIKKGANIDAKNKAGKTPVDLAGSEEIRAFLVQCQTTSSKEVLNGKGKFSEGRPNSSLQENAGTAEIEVPDTGEEPDDERDESFKRKSDEDAAKDILPQTKKPKVALNHLLAADDTQEDDE; the protein is encoded by the exons ATGAGGAATTACACGGAGCAGCTCGATCGGGGGACCTGGAGGCTGTTCAGGGAATATGCAGCACCAATCCTCTTGCCATCAATTCCAGAGACAAGCACTCCCGCACCCC TCAGTGATGCTCATCCAGAGATATCAAGAGGAATACCATTCgagcctttttttttgggattaatATATACGAGAAACAGGGAACAAACACTGCCTTTCAGCTATTTACATCATTTCTCAGCACTACATGTGGATACTGTGACTTTTCTGTCTGTGTATTCCTTGAGGAACATTGAGTTTAGACTTCATCTAGCGGCTTGGTCTGGGCAAACAAAGATAGTGGAATATCTCTGCAAAAAGGCTGATGTTGGAGCTGCTGCAATGGATGATATGGGTGCCGTTCATTTTGCTGCTCAGAAGGGTCACACTGAAGTTGTGAGGATTCTCGTTAACTCCGGAGTCCCCATCAAGTCATACAATCGCAAAGGAATGACTGCCCTGCATTATGCTGTCCAAGGTTCACATTTGGAACTTGTCAAGTACTTGATTAAAAAAGGTGCAAATATTGATGCAAAGAACAAAGCTGGGAAAACTCCAGTTGATTTGGCTGGCAGTGAAGAAATTCGCGCATTCTTGGTTCAGTGTCAAACCACATCCAGCAAGGAGGTCTTGAATGgtaaaggaaaattttcagaaGGTCGACCAAATTCTTCTTTACAGGAGAATGCAGGGACTGCTGAAATAGAAGTTCCTGACACAGGTGAAGAACCTGATGATGAGAGAGATGAATCCTTCAAGAGGAAGAGCGATGAAGATGCTGCCAAGGATATCTTGCCACAGACCAAAAAGCCAAAAGTTGCTCTTAATCATCTGCTAGCTGCTGATGACACCCAAGAAGATGACGAATAA